The Bacteroidota bacterium DNA window TGGCCTACTGGTGCCTTGTGGCCTGGCTCCTGGTTCGGGGTGTACGCTGGGGGTGGCCCGGGTGGCGGCAGCCCATCCTGGTTTTCTGTTTTGTGTTTGCCCTCGGCTTCGGGCTCTTTGTGGGCCTGTCGGTACCGGTGGTGGGGTCCATGGTGCGCTACCGCATCTATGCCATGCTCTGCCTGGCGGTGGGGATGGCCATCCTCAGTTCCTATTCAGGCCGGGATCCGAACCGTTCAGTACAAGATTCTGACCGTTCGCGCAACGGGTCTTTCTGAAGCCGGGGATGCCCCGTATCATTGTACTATAGGAAGCGGGCCAGATAGGCCCACTCACACAAGAAAGAGCAAGGGTTGGGGTTGATTCGCCTATATGGCTTGAGTCCCCCAACTTTTTTTATTTCCCTTCCCGGTCGTGTTTTAGGTCAGCCGTTGTTTCTGCGTGCACCAGGTGTCGGTCAGTGGTGGATATTTGTTGTGGCTATACAACAGGCCAGCTGGGGGCGCTATGGAAAAATCTTGCCCGGATTCAGGATCCCCTTGGGGTCGAATACCTGCTTGATGGCACGCAGCAGGTCTAGCTCGGCCTGGCCAAAAGCAAGGGGCATATAGCGGCGCTGCACATAGCCAATGCCGTGCTCGCCGCTTAGTGTGCCCCCCAGGCTTACCGTATAGGCAAAGATTTCTTCTATCGCCCTGGGCAGCTCTTCTTCCCACGCCTGGGTGCTCAGGTCGCCCTTTATGATATTGACATGCAGGTTGCCATCTCCTGCGTGGCCATAGCACACAGACTGGAAGCCATAGCGGGCACTCACCTCCTTCACCTTGCGCAGCAGCTTGGCCAGTTCGGCTCGGGGCACTACGGTGTCTTCTTCCTTGTAGATGGTGTTGCCTTTTACGGCCTCGCCCAGGCAGCGGCGCAGCCGCCATAGCTGGGCCTGCTGCTCTGCGGTGTCTGCAAACTGGATGTCCAGCACCCGGTGCTCCTCCAGCACGCTGGCTATGCCCTCGCACTGGGCTAAAAGGACATCCGGATCATGCCCATCCACCTCTATCAGCAGGTGCCCGCCCACGCCATCGGTCTGATAGCTGTCTATGCCCAGATAGGCCTGGCCAAACCGGATGGCATCCACCTCCATAAACTCCAGCGTGGAGGGCGTAATGCCCGCCCGCAAGATGGCCGATACCGCATGGCAGGCGTCCTCGGCCGAGGCAAATGGGGCCAGCATGAGTGCACGCCGCGTGGGGCGGGGGATTACTTTCAGGGTAGCCTCGGTTACCACTGCCAGGGTACCCTCGCTCCCTACCAGTAGCTGGGTCAGGTTGTAGCCAGTGCTGTTTTTCAGTACCTTGGCCCCGGTGCGTATCACCGCTCCATCAGGTAGCACCGCCTCCAGCGCCAGTACATAGTCTTTGGTAATGCCATACTTTACGGCATGGGCTCCGCCGGCATTTTCGGCTATGTTGCCGCCTATCATGCAGCTCCCCTTGCTGCTGGGGTCGGGTGGGT harbors:
- a CDS encoding FAD-binding protein, whose translation is MSDEAALADYSHDWTEDLHFMPAIVLKPESTGEVSAILRYCHAQGLPVTPMGTRTGLSGGALPVYGGVALAMERMNKILDIDTRSLQITVQPGVITQHIDEALEPLGLYYPPDPSSKGSCMIGGNIAENAGGAHAVKYGITKDYVLALEAVLPDGAVIRTGAKVLKNSTGYNLTQLLVGSEGTLAVVTEATLKVIPRPTRRALMLAPFASAEDACHAVSAILRAGITPSTLEFMEVDAIRFGQAYLGIDSYQTDGVGGHLLIEVDGHDPDVLLAQCEGIASVLEEHRVLDIQFADTAEQQAQLWRLRRCLGEAVKGNTIYKEEDTVVPRAELAKLLRKVKEVSARYGFQSVCYGHAGDGNLHVNIIKGDLSTQAWEEELPRAIEEIFAYTVSLGGTLSGEHGIGYVQRRYMPLAFGQAELDLLRAIKQVFDPKGILNPGKIFP